One Amaranthus tricolor cultivar Red isolate AtriRed21 chromosome 1, ASM2621246v1, whole genome shotgun sequence DNA window includes the following coding sequences:
- the LOC130811356 gene encoding xyloglucan galactosyltransferase KATAMARI1 homolog, which produces MKQYQCLTKNSSLASAIYVPFYPGLQVSPYLWNGSSPSVRDSGALDFISWVKEQPEWNRVMGKDHFFIVGRINWDFNRFDSVHGWGSKLLTLPESKNMTVLSIETNYPNENEFAVPYPTYFHPSNVLELHQWQEKVQSVPNRTFLFVFAGAPRPGNGGSIRTQLINQCKKASNSCTLVHCSQNDDLCSTPTHIIDVFMDSHFCLQPAGDSYTRRSTFDSILAGCIPVFFHPQSAYKQYIWHLPENYTSYSVFIPEDGIRNGSISVEKVLSEISEEKVIGMREEVIKLIPRIVYAKNKLEGFEDAFDISIKEVLKRIQNYKDLI; this is translated from the coding sequence ATGAAACAATATCAATGCTTAACAAAAAACTCTTCTTTAGCCTCAGCAATCTATGTACCATTCTACCCGGGTCTACAAGTCAGCCCGTATCTATGGAACGGGTCCAGCCCATCAGTAAGGGATTCAGGAGCCCTAGATTTTATATCATGGGTAAAAGAACAACCCGAATGGAATCGGGTAATGGGTAAAGATCATTTCTTCATAGTAGGAAGAATTAATTGGGATTTTAACAGATTCGATTCTGTTCATGGTTGGGGTTCAAAACTTCTAACATTACCCGAATCCAAAAACATGACAGTATTATCCATCGAAACAAATTACCCAAATGAAAACGAATTTGCTGTTCCATACCCAACATATTTCCACCCCTCTAATGTTCTAGAACTTCATCAATGGCAGGAAAAGGTCCAGAGTGTTCCAAACAGAACCTTCCTATTTGTTTTTGCTGGAGCTCCAAGACCCGGAAATGGCGGGTCTATCCGGACCCAGTTGATAAATCAGTGTAAAAAAGCATCTAATAGTTGCACATTAGTTCATTGTTCACAAAACGATGATTTATGCAGTACACCCACACATATTATTGATGTATTTATGGATTCCCATTTTTGCCTGCAGCCTGCAGGGGATTCTTATACTCGTCGTTCTACTTTTGACTCGATTTTGGCGGGTTGTATACCCGTATTTTTTCACCCACAATCTGCTTATAAGCAGTATATTTGGCATTTACCAGAAAATTATACAAGTTATTCTGTATTTATACCAGAAGATGGGATTAGAAATGGGAGTATAAGTGTTGAAAAGGTGTTGTCTGAGATTTCTGAGGAGAAAGTAATAGGAATGAGAGAAGAGGTGATTAAGTTGATACCAAGAATTGTTTATGCTAAGAATAAATTAGAGGGATTTGAAGATGCATTTGATATTTCTATTAAGGAAGTTCTTAAGAGGATTCAAAATTATAAGGATTTGATTTGA
- the LOC130811365 gene encoding xyloglucan galactosyltransferase KATAMARI1 homolog: MTQYECLTSNSSLASAIYAPFYPGLELTRYLWGGFNSSIKDAKALEFVGWLRGKPEWSRWFGRDHFFVAGRISWDFLRNDSTSENNWGNKLLNLPESKNMTVITIESTGDGEYEFSVPYPTNFHPLHDIELLEFQEQVRKISERPYLFAFAGAPRPRMRDSTRGELISQCKNSSDHNRCILINCRHNKSSCKSPTYISDMFRQSKFCLQSSGDSYTRRSTFDSILAGCIPVFFHLRSMCNQYLWHLPKNYTKYSVFIPEIGIKNGTIRVEEFLSKISEEVVLAMRKEVIKLIPKIVYARKKLENVEDAFDVSVSRVLQRIEKAKRLIQEG, translated from the coding sequence ATGACACAATATGAGTGTTTAACTAGCAACTCTTCTTTAGCCTCAGCAATCTATGCTCCCTTTTATCCGGGTTTGGAATTGACTCGATATCTTTGGGGCGGGTTTAACTCGTCTATCAAAGACGCGAAAGCCTTAGAATTTGTCGGGTGGCTAAGGGGAAAACCCGAGTGGTCTCGATGGTTTGGTCGAGACCACTTCTTTGTAGCAGGAAGAATCAGTTGGGATTTCTTAAGGAATGACAGTACTAGTGAAAATAATTGGGGTAACAAACTGTTGAATTTGCCCGAATCTAAGAACATGACTGTCATAACAATCGAATCAACCGGTGATGGAGAATACGAATTTTCTGTCCCATACCCGACAAATTTCCATCCTTTACACGATATTGAATTGCTCGAGTTTCAggaacaagtcaggaaaatcTCGGAAAGGCCTTATTTGTTCGCGTTTGCAGGAGCACCGCGTCCTAGGATGAGGGATTCAACACGAGGGGAGTTGATCAGTCAGTGTAAAAACTCGAGTGATCATAATCGTTGCATTTTGATTAACTGTCGACATAATAAGAGTTCGTGTAAAAGTCCAACTTATATCAGTGACATGTTCAGACAGTCGAAATTCTGTCTGCAGTCTTCAGGGGATTCATACACACGAAGATCTACTTTTGATTCGATATTAGCTGGTTGTATTCCGGTATTTTTTCATCTGAGATCGATGTGCAATCAGTATTTATGGCATTTACCGAAGAATTACACAAAATACTCTGTTTTCATACCTGAAATTGGGATTAAGAATGGGACTATTAGAGTTGAAGAGTTCCTGTCAAAGATTTCAGAGGAAGTTGTGTTAGCGATGAGAAAAGAGGTAATAAAACTGATACCGAAAATTGTGTATGCCCGAAAAAAATTGGAGAATGTCGAAGATGCATTCGATGTTTCGGTCTCTAGGGTTCTGCAGAGGATTGAGAAGGCTAAGAGACTGATTCAAGAAGGATAA